One segment of Paramormyrops kingsleyae isolate MSU_618 chromosome 8, PKINGS_0.4, whole genome shotgun sequence DNA contains the following:
- the znf335 gene encoding zinc finger protein 335 isoform X11, whose product MDSEDNEVESSSDAGPSGLEEPSESGMGMESSEAMSADSSDTATVPTLAPESDSHVGQSSEGLVELIPETSSSTDVRGVIHLPDSSSVAQSTSVSSVSTVTQSILVSESAQVLVHSSVVSDGGMIVSDSTASTSSDLGSAIDKIIESTIGPDIINGCIAVTSAEDGDAETTQYLILQGPDDGAPMVSEMSSTALSNRITIDALAEGPTSTCLEQSDIVEDRRSMLPDHEAMDPDQPEQPGHSGYTEQEDSMGVCHLRRPQRSRGLDCTEGGPDQTRHSHYVDCGVDGPDNSELHSRGPRPSPHSRLHQSRYLESEPDGAGHPQHSQYIDCSSDSSSRPQEYLECVTGGPDQTQHSQYMECCMDDPDQTQNSQDQPQHSCYIECSMSQGSIYVEESSLDCPDQPQHSSYMEGSSVNVDDSTPSHNPDQPQDYHCVGSGEDQPSQFIGSTGRYSSHPNEVVSQGDGELPERPSHSAAHGAGVAGPETGTGLRDQPPDLAELEEMMEVVVVQQFKCKMCPYKSISKDTLINHMRDKHFKHAGGPPPKKRGRGRPRRSDSAAAQKNEAKTEEQPEEEDDDIVDAGAIDDAADDSDYNPADEDCRGRQPALLRSVPSSSCLSHERPRRRVVRPRKFPFYMSNSHSQEAAADTPVVPEQNKNLDPQAPEEASSSGLDSGPVSSANGHGAEPGISQSDSENKDPSSNTGPEEVEYYPRKRGRPSKRFLRKKYKKYLNRKYYKSLKPLLRPHNCRICGSRFLSQEDLRFHIDSHDGNDPERFKCLQCSYRCKRWSSLKEHMFNHEGTKPYKCDECDYTSVYKKDVIRHSAVHSKDKKKKSDQACFGVLQAPKVTQYPCPVCSRVYPMQKRLTQHMKTHSSEKPHMCDKCGKSFKKRYTFKMHLLTHIQSYGTSRFKCEFCEYTCDNKKLLLNHQLSHTSDKPFKCDYCKYSTTKEDFLVSHMAIKHTGEKPFSCDFCHFMTKHKKNLRLHIQCRHLEAFDDWCLTHPEEPPRRRRPFFTLQQIEELKQQHDHTQAVQDAIRGPIVSVDPIEFQALQTMENASVSQDSLGNTTIIYEHGDSSDLSAQNALDLLLNMSNPRDLAGGSLQVAVLKSEVDGSAEEEADSPGQAQKVVTFHVAEHGGALEAAAVDEAGEIEQISINAYQGADFEQVGEEIQSSATIYSAEGSPGSHPIVLSSGSLSGTIKEHKGKYYLTTGIGGSSVQQVELSTEDPGSPSPGGSPQQQVNSKRFSCRICMESFHGRSDMESHKRAHVDPSTFKCPDCNFTASSWPEVKTHMGMHAYLRPHKCEHCSFASKNKKDLRRHTMTHTNEKPFACEVCGQRFNRNGHLKFHMERLHSLDPPPRKVRPSSSQQAIMVNSDEEALATLQTALQAGQTVLTPERLQQALAQEHIIVAQEQSLSDQEEATYIQQITTVDGQTVQHLVTAENQVQYIISQDGVQHLIPQEYVVVSEGNHIQMQDGQIAHIQYDQGGTFLQEQQIALSHDGHIQYVPISSEQQIVSQEDLEAAAHSAVTAVADAAMAQAQTVYATEATPEQLEQMQQQGIQYDVITFTEE is encoded by the exons ATGGATTCAGAGGACAATGAGGTGGAAAGCAGCAGTGATGCAGGCCCGTCTGGTCTGGAGGAGCCCTCAGAAAGTGGTATGGGCATGGAGTCATCGGAAGCCATGTCTGCCGACAGCAGCGACACTGCTACTGTGCCCACCTTGGCACCCGAGTCAGACTCCCATGTAGGACAGAGCTCAGAAGGGCTTGTG GAGCTGATACCTGAGACCAGCTCTAGCACCGATGTACGGGGCGTGATTCATCTTCCAGACTCCTCCTCTGTGGCCCAGTCAACAAGTGTCTCCAGTGTCTCCACGGTGACACAGTCTATCCTGGTCTCCGAGTCGGCCCAAGTGCTGGTTCACTCCAGCGTGGTGTCAGATGGGGGGATGATCGTGTCAGACTCCACTGCCTCCACTTCTTCAGACCTTGGATCAGCTATTGACAAGATAATTGAGTCTACCATAGGACCTGACATAATAAACG GTTGTATTGCAGTGACGAGTGCAGAGGATGGAGACGCTGAGACTACTCAGTATCTTATTCTGCAAGGTCCCGATGATG GTGCCCCCATGGTGTCTGAAATGTCTTCTACTGCTCTGTCTAATCGCATTACCATTGATGCCCTTGCGGAAGGACCGACATCCACTTGCCTGGAGCAGTCCGACATTGTGGAAGACAGGAGGAGCATGCTGCCTGACCACGAAGCCATGGACCCAGATCAGCCTGAGCAGCCGGGCCACTCTGGCTACACCGAGCAGGAAGACAGCATGGGTGTGTGCCACTTGCGCCGGCCCCAGCGTTCTCGAGGCTTGGACTGCACTGAGGGGGGGCCTGATCAGACGCGCCATTCCCACTACGTTGACTGTGGTGTGGATGGGCCGGACAATTCAGAGCTTCACTCGAGGGGCCCTAGGCCCTCACCTCATTCCAGACTGCACCAATCCCGCTATCTAGAGAGTGAGCCTGATGGAGCTGGTCACCCACAGCACTCGCAATACATCGACTGCAGCTCAGATAGCTCGAGCCGGCCACAGGAGTACCTGGAGTGCGTGACTGGTGGACCCGACCAGACCCAGCACTCGCAGTATATGGAGTGCTGCATGGATGACCCAGACCAGACGCAGAACTCTCAGGACCAGCCACAACATTCCTGCTACATTGAGTGCAGCATGTCCCAGGGCTCCATCTATGTGGAGGAGAGCTCGTTGGATTGCCCTGACCAGCCCCAGCACTCCAGCTATATGGAGGGTAGCAGTGTCAACGTGGATGATAGCACACCCTCTCACAACCCAGATCAGCCACAAGATTACCACTGTGTGGGTAGTGGTGAGGACCAGCCCAGTCAATTCATTGGTAGCACGGGCCGGTACTCATCACATCCTAATGAGGTCGTTTCACAGGGAGATGGTGAGCTCCCAGAGAGACCAAGCCACTCGGCGGCCCATGGCGCTGGGGTCGCCGGACCTGAAACGGGCACTGGGCTCAGGGATCAGCCTCCAGACCtggcggagctggaggagatgaTGGAGGTTGTGGTTGTGCAGCAATTCAAATGCAAGATGTGTCCATACAAGAGCATATCCAAAGACACCCTCATCAACCACATGAGAGACAAGCACTTCAAGCATGCAG GTGGCCCGCCACCCAAGAAGAGGGGTCGAGGACGGCCACGCCGCAGTGATTCGGCCGCTGCTCAGAAAAACGAGGCGAAGACCGAGGAGCAGCCGGAGGAAGAAGACGATGACATCGTTGATGCTGGCGCCATTGACGATGCAGCAG ACGACAGCGACTATAATCCAGCTGATGAggactgcagggggcgccaaccgGCGCTACTCCGAAGTGTTCCGTCTTCTTCTTGCCTTTCCCACGAGCGGCCACGGCGTCGGGTGGTGCGACCCAGGAAGTTTCCGTTCTACATGAGCAATTCCCATAGCCAAG AAGCAGCAGCAGATACCCCAGTAGTGCCCGAGCAAAATAAGAATTTAGATCCCCAGGCCCCTGAGGAGGCCAGTTCCTCTGGGCTGGACAGTGGACCCGTCTCCTCGGCCAATGGACACGGAGCTGAACCTGGCATCAGCCAATCTGATTCCGAGAACAAAGATCCATCCTCAAATACAGGACCAGAAGAGGTTGAATATTACCCCAGAAAGCGGGGCCGACCCTCCAAGCGATTTCTTCGTAAGAAGTATAAGAAGTATCTGAACCGCAA GTACTACAAATCCCTGAAGCCCTTGCTGAGGCCCCATAATTGCCGGATATGTGGCTCTCGGTTTCTGTCTCAGGAAGACCTTCGCTTTCACATAGACTCCCATGACGGCAATGACCCAGAGAGGTTCAAGTGCCTGCAATGCAGCTACAGATGCAAACGCTGGTCTTCGTTGAAG GAACACATGTTCAACCATGAGGGAACAAAGCCATACAAGTGTGACGAGTGTGACTACACTAGCGTGTACAAGAAGGATGTCATTCGTCACTCTGCCGTCCACAGCAAAGACAA GAAAAAGAAATCTGACCAA GCTTGTTTCGGTGTTCTGCAGGCCCCGAAGGTCACGCAGTACCCCTGCCCGGTGTGCAGCAGGGTGTACCCCATGCAGAAGCGCCTCACCCAGCACATGAAGACGCACAGCTCAGAGAAACCACACATGTGCGACAAG tGTGGAAAGTCCTTCAAGAAACGGTACACTTTCAAAATGCATCTTCTCACACACATCCAGAGCTACGGCACCAGCAG GTTCAAGTGCGAGTTCTGCGAGTACACATGCGACAACAAGAAGCTGCTGTTGAACCATCAGCTGTCACATACAAGTGACAAGCCGTTTAAGTGTGACTACTGCAAGTACTCCACCACCAAGGAGGACTTCCTGGTTTCCCACATGGCCATCAAGCACACTG GTGAGAAGCCATTCTCCTGCGACTTCTGCCACTTCATGACCAAGCACAAAAAGAACCTGCGGCTGCACATCCAGTGTCGCCACCTAGAGGCCTTCGACGACTGGTGCCTGACGCACCCTGAGGAGCCCCCCCGCCGGCGCCGGCCCTTCTTCACGCTGCAGCAGATCGAGGAGCTCAAGCAGCAGCATGACCACACGCAGGCTGTGCAGGACGCCATCCGCGGGCCCATT GTGTCCGTGGACCCCATCGAGTTCCAAGCACTTCAGACCATGGAGAATGCGTCCGTCTCCCAAGATTCCCTGGGAAATACCACCATAATCTACGAACAtg GAGACTCCTCAGACCTCTCTGCGCAGAACGCGCTGGACCTGCTGCTGAACATGAGCAACCCACGCGATCTGGCAGGGGGTTCGCTGCAG GTGGCGGTGCTGAAGTCAGAGGTCGACGGCTCTGCGGAGGAGGAGGCTGACTCGCCGGGGCAGGCCCAGAAGGTCGTGACCTTCCACGTGGCAGAGCATGGCGGCGCCTTGGAGGCCGCGGCCGTGGACGAGGCCGGGGAGATCGAGCAGATCTCCATCAACGCCTACCAGGGTGCCGATTTTGAGCAGGTTGGGGAGGAAATCCAGAGCAGCGCCACCATTTACAG CGCGGAGGGGAGCCCTGGGTCGCACCCCATTGTCCTGAGCAGCGGCTCCCTCTCCGGCACTATCAAAGAGCACAAGGGCAAGTACTACCTGACGACCGGGATCGGAGGGAGCAGCGTGCAGCAGGTGGAG CTGAGCACTGAAGACCCCGGCTCCCCCTCCCCGGGCGGCTCACCTCAGCAGCAGGTCAACTCCAAGCGCTTCTCCTGCCGAATCTGTATGGAGTCTTTCCACGGACGCTCTGACATGGAGAGCCACAAGAGGGCGCACGTGGACCCCAGCACTTTCAAGTGCCCCGACTGCAACTTCACGGCATCCTCATGGCCGGAAGTAAAA ACGCACATGGGCATGCATGCCTACCTGCGGCCGCACAAGTGTGAACACTGCAGTTTCGCCTCCAAGAACAAGAAGGACCTGCGGCGTCACACGATGACTCACACCAATGAGAAGCCCTTCGCCTGCGAGGTCTGCGGGCAGAG GTTCAACCGTAACGGACACCTGAAGTTCCACATGGAGAGGCTGCATAGCCTGGACCCGCCCCCACGCAAAGTGCGACCAAGCTCATCTCAGCAGGCCATCATGGTGAACAGTGACGAGGAGGCGCTGGCCACACTGCAGA CAGCTCTGCAGGCCGGGCAAACGGTCCTCACCCCCGAGCGGCTTCAGCAGGCCCTGGCCCAAGAGCATATCATTGTAGCCCAAGAACAGAGCCTCTCGGACCAG GAGGAAGCTACGTACATCCAGCAGATCACCACGGTGGATGGGCAGACTGTACAGCACCTGGTCACGGCTGAGAACCAG GTTCAATACATAATCTCCCAAGATGGAGTCCAGCATCTAATCCCACAAGAATATGTGGTCGTTTCTGAAGGCAACCACATCCAG ATGCAGGATGGACAGATAGCTCACATCCAGTATGACCAAGGAGGAACTTTCCTTCAGGAGCAGCAG ATCGCCCTGAGTCATGACGGTCATATCCAGTACGTACCTATCAGCTCGGAGCAGCAGATTGTCAGCCAAGAGGATTTAGAAGCTGCTGCCCACTCTGCTGTGACTG CCGTGGCGGATGCAGCCATGGCACAG
- the znf335 gene encoding zinc finger protein 335 isoform X7: MDSEDNEVESSSDAGPSGLEEPSESGMGMESSEAMSADSSDTATVPTLAPESDSHVGQSSEGLVELIPETSSSTDVRGVIHLPDSSSVAQSTSVSSVSTVTQSILVSESAQVLVHSSVVSDGGMIVSDSTASTSSDLGSAIDKIIESTIGPDIINGCIAVTSAEDGDAETTQYLILQGPDDGAPMVSEMSSTALSNRITIDALAEGPTSTCLEQSDIVEDRRSMLPDHEAMDPDQPEQPGHSGYTEQEDSMGVCHLRRPQRSRGLDCTEGGPDQTRHSHYVDCGVDGPDNSELHSRGPRPSPHSRLHQSRYLESEPDGAGHPQHSQYIDCSSDSSSRPQEYLECVTGGPDQTQHSQYMECCMDDPDQTQNSQDQPQHSCYIECSMSQGSIYVEESSLDCPDQPQHSSYMEGSSVNVDDSTPSHNPDQPQDYHCVGSGEDQPSQFIGSTGRYSSHPNEVVSQGDGELPERPSHSAAHGAGVAGPETGTGLRDQPPDLAELEEMMEVVVVQQFKCKMCPYKSISKDTLINHMRDKHFKHAGGPPPKKRGRGRPRRSDSAAAQKNEAKTEEQPEEEDDDIVDAGAIDDAADDSDYNPADEDCRGRQPALLRSVPSSSCLSHERPRRRVVRPRKFPFYMSNSHSQEAAADTPVVPEQNKNLDPQAPEEASSSGLDSGPVSSANGHGAEPGISQSDSENKDPSSNTGPEEVEYYPRKRGRPSKRFLRKKYKKYLNRKYYKSLKPLLRPHNCRICGSRFLSQEDLRFHIDSHDGNDPERFKCLQCSYRCKRWSSLKEHMFNHEGTKPYKCDECDYTSVYKKDVIRHSAVHSKDKKKKSDQAPKVTQYPCPVCSRVYPMQKRLTQHMKTHSSEKPHMCDKCGKSFKKRYTFKMHLLTHIQSYGTSRFKCEFCEYTCDNKKLLLNHQLSHTSDKPFKCDYCKYSTTKEDFLVSHMAIKHTGEKPFSCDFCHFMTKHKKNLRLHIQCRHLEAFDDWCLTHPEEPPRRRRPFFTLQQIEELKQQHDHTQAVQDAIRGPIVSVDPIEFQALQTMENASVSQDSLGNTTIIYEHGDSSDLSAQNALDLLLNMSNPRDLAGGSLQVAVLKSEVDGSAEEEADSPGQAQKVVTFHVAEHGGALEAAAVDEAGEIEQISINAYQGADFEQVGEEIQSSATIYSAEGSPGSHPIVLSSGSLSGTIKEHKGKYYLTTGIGGSSVQQVELSTEDPGSPSPGGSPQQQVNSKRFSCRICMESFHGRSDMESHKRAHVDPSTFKCPDCNFTASSWPEVKTHMGMHAYLRPHKCEHCSFASKNKKDLRRHTMTHTNEKPFACEVCGQRFNRNGHLKFHMERLHSLDPPPRKVRPSSSQQAIMVNSDEEALATLQTALQAGQTVLTPERLQQALAQEHIIVAQEQSLSDQEEATYIQQITTVDGQTVQHLVTAENQVTEVQYIISQDGVQHLIPQEYVVVSEGNHIQMQDGQIAHIQYDQGGTFLQEQQIALSHDGHIQYVPISSEQQIVSQEDLEAAAHSAVTAVADAAMAQAQTVYATEATPEQLEQMQQQGIQYDVITFTEE; this comes from the exons ATGGATTCAGAGGACAATGAGGTGGAAAGCAGCAGTGATGCAGGCCCGTCTGGTCTGGAGGAGCCCTCAGAAAGTGGTATGGGCATGGAGTCATCGGAAGCCATGTCTGCCGACAGCAGCGACACTGCTACTGTGCCCACCTTGGCACCCGAGTCAGACTCCCATGTAGGACAGAGCTCAGAAGGGCTTGTG GAGCTGATACCTGAGACCAGCTCTAGCACCGATGTACGGGGCGTGATTCATCTTCCAGACTCCTCCTCTGTGGCCCAGTCAACAAGTGTCTCCAGTGTCTCCACGGTGACACAGTCTATCCTGGTCTCCGAGTCGGCCCAAGTGCTGGTTCACTCCAGCGTGGTGTCAGATGGGGGGATGATCGTGTCAGACTCCACTGCCTCCACTTCTTCAGACCTTGGATCAGCTATTGACAAGATAATTGAGTCTACCATAGGACCTGACATAATAAACG GTTGTATTGCAGTGACGAGTGCAGAGGATGGAGACGCTGAGACTACTCAGTATCTTATTCTGCAAGGTCCCGATGATG GTGCCCCCATGGTGTCTGAAATGTCTTCTACTGCTCTGTCTAATCGCATTACCATTGATGCCCTTGCGGAAGGACCGACATCCACTTGCCTGGAGCAGTCCGACATTGTGGAAGACAGGAGGAGCATGCTGCCTGACCACGAAGCCATGGACCCAGATCAGCCTGAGCAGCCGGGCCACTCTGGCTACACCGAGCAGGAAGACAGCATGGGTGTGTGCCACTTGCGCCGGCCCCAGCGTTCTCGAGGCTTGGACTGCACTGAGGGGGGGCCTGATCAGACGCGCCATTCCCACTACGTTGACTGTGGTGTGGATGGGCCGGACAATTCAGAGCTTCACTCGAGGGGCCCTAGGCCCTCACCTCATTCCAGACTGCACCAATCCCGCTATCTAGAGAGTGAGCCTGATGGAGCTGGTCACCCACAGCACTCGCAATACATCGACTGCAGCTCAGATAGCTCGAGCCGGCCACAGGAGTACCTGGAGTGCGTGACTGGTGGACCCGACCAGACCCAGCACTCGCAGTATATGGAGTGCTGCATGGATGACCCAGACCAGACGCAGAACTCTCAGGACCAGCCACAACATTCCTGCTACATTGAGTGCAGCATGTCCCAGGGCTCCATCTATGTGGAGGAGAGCTCGTTGGATTGCCCTGACCAGCCCCAGCACTCCAGCTATATGGAGGGTAGCAGTGTCAACGTGGATGATAGCACACCCTCTCACAACCCAGATCAGCCACAAGATTACCACTGTGTGGGTAGTGGTGAGGACCAGCCCAGTCAATTCATTGGTAGCACGGGCCGGTACTCATCACATCCTAATGAGGTCGTTTCACAGGGAGATGGTGAGCTCCCAGAGAGACCAAGCCACTCGGCGGCCCATGGCGCTGGGGTCGCCGGACCTGAAACGGGCACTGGGCTCAGGGATCAGCCTCCAGACCtggcggagctggaggagatgaTGGAGGTTGTGGTTGTGCAGCAATTCAAATGCAAGATGTGTCCATACAAGAGCATATCCAAAGACACCCTCATCAACCACATGAGAGACAAGCACTTCAAGCATGCAG GTGGCCCGCCACCCAAGAAGAGGGGTCGAGGACGGCCACGCCGCAGTGATTCGGCCGCTGCTCAGAAAAACGAGGCGAAGACCGAGGAGCAGCCGGAGGAAGAAGACGATGACATCGTTGATGCTGGCGCCATTGACGATGCAGCAG ACGACAGCGACTATAATCCAGCTGATGAggactgcagggggcgccaaccgGCGCTACTCCGAAGTGTTCCGTCTTCTTCTTGCCTTTCCCACGAGCGGCCACGGCGTCGGGTGGTGCGACCCAGGAAGTTTCCGTTCTACATGAGCAATTCCCATAGCCAAG AAGCAGCAGCAGATACCCCAGTAGTGCCCGAGCAAAATAAGAATTTAGATCCCCAGGCCCCTGAGGAGGCCAGTTCCTCTGGGCTGGACAGTGGACCCGTCTCCTCGGCCAATGGACACGGAGCTGAACCTGGCATCAGCCAATCTGATTCCGAGAACAAAGATCCATCCTCAAATACAGGACCAGAAGAGGTTGAATATTACCCCAGAAAGCGGGGCCGACCCTCCAAGCGATTTCTTCGTAAGAAGTATAAGAAGTATCTGAACCGCAA GTACTACAAATCCCTGAAGCCCTTGCTGAGGCCCCATAATTGCCGGATATGTGGCTCTCGGTTTCTGTCTCAGGAAGACCTTCGCTTTCACATAGACTCCCATGACGGCAATGACCCAGAGAGGTTCAAGTGCCTGCAATGCAGCTACAGATGCAAACGCTGGTCTTCGTTGAAG GAACACATGTTCAACCATGAGGGAACAAAGCCATACAAGTGTGACGAGTGTGACTACACTAGCGTGTACAAGAAGGATGTCATTCGTCACTCTGCCGTCCACAGCAAAGACAA GAAAAAGAAATCTGACCAA GCCCCGAAGGTCACGCAGTACCCCTGCCCGGTGTGCAGCAGGGTGTACCCCATGCAGAAGCGCCTCACCCAGCACATGAAGACGCACAGCTCAGAGAAACCACACATGTGCGACAAG tGTGGAAAGTCCTTCAAGAAACGGTACACTTTCAAAATGCATCTTCTCACACACATCCAGAGCTACGGCACCAGCAG GTTCAAGTGCGAGTTCTGCGAGTACACATGCGACAACAAGAAGCTGCTGTTGAACCATCAGCTGTCACATACAAGTGACAAGCCGTTTAAGTGTGACTACTGCAAGTACTCCACCACCAAGGAGGACTTCCTGGTTTCCCACATGGCCATCAAGCACACTG GTGAGAAGCCATTCTCCTGCGACTTCTGCCACTTCATGACCAAGCACAAAAAGAACCTGCGGCTGCACATCCAGTGTCGCCACCTAGAGGCCTTCGACGACTGGTGCCTGACGCACCCTGAGGAGCCCCCCCGCCGGCGCCGGCCCTTCTTCACGCTGCAGCAGATCGAGGAGCTCAAGCAGCAGCATGACCACACGCAGGCTGTGCAGGACGCCATCCGCGGGCCCATT GTGTCCGTGGACCCCATCGAGTTCCAAGCACTTCAGACCATGGAGAATGCGTCCGTCTCCCAAGATTCCCTGGGAAATACCACCATAATCTACGAACAtg GAGACTCCTCAGACCTCTCTGCGCAGAACGCGCTGGACCTGCTGCTGAACATGAGCAACCCACGCGATCTGGCAGGGGGTTCGCTGCAG GTGGCGGTGCTGAAGTCAGAGGTCGACGGCTCTGCGGAGGAGGAGGCTGACTCGCCGGGGCAGGCCCAGAAGGTCGTGACCTTCCACGTGGCAGAGCATGGCGGCGCCTTGGAGGCCGCGGCCGTGGACGAGGCCGGGGAGATCGAGCAGATCTCCATCAACGCCTACCAGGGTGCCGATTTTGAGCAGGTTGGGGAGGAAATCCAGAGCAGCGCCACCATTTACAG CGCGGAGGGGAGCCCTGGGTCGCACCCCATTGTCCTGAGCAGCGGCTCCCTCTCCGGCACTATCAAAGAGCACAAGGGCAAGTACTACCTGACGACCGGGATCGGAGGGAGCAGCGTGCAGCAGGTGGAG CTGAGCACTGAAGACCCCGGCTCCCCCTCCCCGGGCGGCTCACCTCAGCAGCAGGTCAACTCCAAGCGCTTCTCCTGCCGAATCTGTATGGAGTCTTTCCACGGACGCTCTGACATGGAGAGCCACAAGAGGGCGCACGTGGACCCCAGCACTTTCAAGTGCCCCGACTGCAACTTCACGGCATCCTCATGGCCGGAAGTAAAA ACGCACATGGGCATGCATGCCTACCTGCGGCCGCACAAGTGTGAACACTGCAGTTTCGCCTCCAAGAACAAGAAGGACCTGCGGCGTCACACGATGACTCACACCAATGAGAAGCCCTTCGCCTGCGAGGTCTGCGGGCAGAG GTTCAACCGTAACGGACACCTGAAGTTCCACATGGAGAGGCTGCATAGCCTGGACCCGCCCCCACGCAAAGTGCGACCAAGCTCATCTCAGCAGGCCATCATGGTGAACAGTGACGAGGAGGCGCTGGCCACACTGCAGA CAGCTCTGCAGGCCGGGCAAACGGTCCTCACCCCCGAGCGGCTTCAGCAGGCCCTGGCCCAAGAGCATATCATTGTAGCCCAAGAACAGAGCCTCTCGGACCAG GAGGAAGCTACGTACATCCAGCAGATCACCACGGTGGATGGGCAGACTGTACAGCACCTGGTCACGGCTGAGAACCAGGTCACTGAG GTTCAATACATAATCTCCCAAGATGGAGTCCAGCATCTAATCCCACAAGAATATGTGGTCGTTTCTGAAGGCAACCACATCCAG ATGCAGGATGGACAGATAGCTCACATCCAGTATGACCAAGGAGGAACTTTCCTTCAGGAGCAGCAG ATCGCCCTGAGTCATGACGGTCATATCCAGTACGTACCTATCAGCTCGGAGCAGCAGATTGTCAGCCAAGAGGATTTAGAAGCTGCTGCCCACTCTGCTGTGACTG CCGTGGCGGATGCAGCCATGGCACAG